The following proteins come from a genomic window of Peromyscus eremicus chromosome 23, PerEre_H2_v1, whole genome shotgun sequence:
- the Anapc5 gene encoding anaphase-promoting complex subunit 5 isoform X1, which produces MMTNGVVHANLFGIKDWVTPYKIAVLVLLNEMGRTGEGAVSLVERRKLNQLLLPLLQGPDITLSKLYKLIEESCPQLANSVQIRIKLMAEGELKDMEQFFDDLSDSFSGTEPEVHKTSVVGLFLRHMILAYSKLSFSQVFKLYTALQQYFQNGEKKTVEDADMDREDAERQMEKEDLDVSVREEEVSCSGPLSQKQAEFFLSQQAALLKNDETKALTPASLQKELNNLLKFNPDFAEAHYLSYLNNLRVQDVFSSTHSLLHYFDRLILTGAEGKSNGEEGYGRSLRYAALNLAALHCRFGHYQQAELALQEAIRIAQESNDHVCLQHCLSWLYVLGQKRADSYVLLEHSVKKAVHFGLPYLASLGIQSLVQQRAFAGKTANKLMDALKDSDLLHWKHSLSELIDISIAQKTAIWRLYGRSTMALQQAQMLLSMNSLESVNAGVQQNNTESFAVALCHLAELHAEQGCFAAAAEVLKHLKERFPPNSQHAQLWMLCDQKIQFDRAMNDGKFHLADSLVTGITALNGIEGVYRKAVVLQAQNQMTEAHRLLQKLLTYCQKLKNTEMVISVLLSVAELYWRSSSPTIAMPVLLEALALSKEYRLQYLASETVLNLAYAQLILGIPEQALTLLHMAIEPILADGAILDKGRAMFLVSKCQVASAASYDPVKKAEALEAAIENLNEAKNYFAKVDCRERIRDVAYFQARLYHALGKTQERNRCAMVFRQLHQELPSHGVPLINHL; this is translated from the exons GGCCCAGATATCACACTGTCAAAGCTGTACAAGCTAATTGAAGAATCGTGTCCTCAGCTGGCAAATTCAGTGCAGATCAG AATCAAACTGATGGCTGAAGGCGAATTGAAGGATATGGAACAATTTTTTGATGACCTTTCAGATTCTTTTTCTGGAACTGAACCAGAGGTTCACAAAACAAGTGTAGTAG GTCTGTTTCTGCGTCACATGATCTTGGCCTACAGTAAGCTTTCTTTCAGTCAAGTGTTTAAGCTGTACACCGCCCTCCAGCAGTACTTCCAGAATGGGGAGAAGAAGACTGTGGAAGACGCTGATATGGATAGAGAGGATGCAGAGAgacagatggagaaagaggatctCGACGTGTCTGTCAG AGAAGAGGAGGTGTCTTGCAGTGGTCCTCTGTCCCAAAAACAAGCggaattttttctttctcagcag gCTGCTTTGTTGAAGAATGACGAGACAAAAGCCCTCACCCCGGCCTCCTTGCAAAAAGAATTGAACAACTTGTTGAAATTTAATCCTGATTTTGCTGAAGCA CATTACCTCAGCTACTTAAACAACCTCCGTGTTCAAGACGTTTTCAGCTCGACGCACAGCCTCCTTCATTATTTTGACCGCCTGATTCTCACGGGAGCCGAGGGCAAAAGTAACGGGGAAGAGGGCTACGGCCGGAGCCTGAGATACGCCGCTCTGAACCTGGCCGCCCTGCACTGCCGCTTCGGCCACTA TCAACAGGCAGAGCTCGCCCTGCAGGAGGCAATTAGGATTGCCCAGGAGTCCAACGATCACGTGTGTCTGCAGCACTGTTTG AGCTGGCTTTATGTGCTGGGGCAGAAGAGAGCCGATAGCTATGTTCTGCTGGAGCACTCTGTGAAGAAAGCAGTACATTTTGGGTTACCG TACCTCGCCTCCCTGGGAATACAGTCCCTTGTTCAACAGAGAGCTTTTGCTGGGAAGACGGCCAACAAACTGATGGACGCCCTAAAGGACTCCGACCTCCTGCACTGGAAACACAGCCTGTCGGAGCTTATTGATATCAGCATTGCACAGAAAACGGCCATCTGGAGGCTGTACGGCCGCAG cACCATGGCCCTGCAGCAAGCCCAGATGTTGCTAAGCATGAATAGTCTGGAGTCGGTGAATGCGGGCGTGCAGCAGAACAACACGGAGTCCTTTGCCGTCGCTCTCTGCCACCTTGCAGAGCTACACGCAGAGCAG GGTTGTTTCGCCGCCGCCGCTGAAGTATTAAAGCACTTGAAGGAGCGGTTCCCACCCAACAGTCAGCACGCCCAG ttatgGATGCTGTGTGATCAGAAAATACAGTTTGACAGAGCAATGAACGATGGCAAATTCCATTTGGCCGATTCACTCGTTACAGGGATCACAGCGCTCAATGGCATAGAAGGCGTATACAG AAAGGCAGTTGTCCTGCAGGCTCAGAACCAGATGACGGAGGCACACAGACTTCTCCAGAAGTTGTTGACGTACTGTCAGAAACTGAAGAACACAGAGATGGTGATCAG CGTCCTCCTGTCGGTGGCAGAGCTGTATTGGCGGTCCTCCTCCCCGACCATTGCCATGCCCGTGCTCCTGGAGGCTCTGGCCCTCTCCAAAGAGTACCGCTTACAGTACTTGGCCTCGGAAACTGTGCTCAACTTGGCTTATGCCCAG CTCATCCTTGGAATCCCAGAACAGGCTTTAACCCTTCTGCACATGGCGATTGAGCCCATCCTGGCCGATGGGGCAATCCTGGATAAAGGCCGTGCCATGTTCTTAGTGTCCAAGTGCCAGGTGGCTTCAGCCGCTTCCTATGACCCAGTGAAGAAAGCAGAAG CTCTGGAGGCCGCAATTGAGAATCTCAATGAAGCCAAGAACTACTTTGCCAAGGTCGACTGCAGAGAGCGGATCAGGGACGTTGCTTACTTCCAGGCCAGACTCTACCATGCCCTCGGCAAGACCCAGGAGAGGAACCGGTGTGCCATGGTCTTCCGGCAGCTGCACCAGGAGCTGCCCTCGCATGGGGTGCCCCTGATTAACCATCTCTAG
- the Anapc5 gene encoding anaphase-promoting complex subunit 5 isoform X2, with translation MMTNGVVHANLFGIKDWVTPYKIAVLVLLNEMGRTGEGAVSLVERRKLNQLLLPLLQGPDITLSKLYKLIEESCPQLANSVQIRIKLMAEGELKDMEQFFDDLSDSFSGTEPEVHKTSVVGLFLRHMILAYSKLSFSQVFKLYTALQQYFQNGEKKTVEDADMDREDAERQMEKEDLDVSVREEEVSCSGPLSQKQAEFFLSQQAALLKNDETKALTPASLQKELNNLLKFNPDFAEAHYLSYLNNLRVQDVFSSTHSLLHYFDRLILTGAEGKSNGEEGYGRSLRYAALNLAALHCRFGHYQQAELALQEAIRIAQESNDHVCLQHCLSWLYVLGQKRADSYVLLEHSVKKAVHFGLPRAFAGKTANKLMDALKDSDLLHWKHSLSELIDISIAQKTAIWRLYGRSTMALQQAQMLLSMNSLESVNAGVQQNNTESFAVALCHLAELHAEQGCFAAAAEVLKHLKERFPPNSQHAQLWMLCDQKIQFDRAMNDGKFHLADSLVTGITALNGIEGVYRKAVVLQAQNQMTEAHRLLQKLLTYCQKLKNTEMVISVLLSVAELYWRSSSPTIAMPVLLEALALSKEYRLQYLASETVLNLAYAQLILGIPEQALTLLHMAIEPILADGAILDKGRAMFLVSKCQVASAASYDPVKKAEALEAAIENLNEAKNYFAKVDCRERIRDVAYFQARLYHALGKTQERNRCAMVFRQLHQELPSHGVPLINHL, from the exons GGCCCAGATATCACACTGTCAAAGCTGTACAAGCTAATTGAAGAATCGTGTCCTCAGCTGGCAAATTCAGTGCAGATCAG AATCAAACTGATGGCTGAAGGCGAATTGAAGGATATGGAACAATTTTTTGATGACCTTTCAGATTCTTTTTCTGGAACTGAACCAGAGGTTCACAAAACAAGTGTAGTAG GTCTGTTTCTGCGTCACATGATCTTGGCCTACAGTAAGCTTTCTTTCAGTCAAGTGTTTAAGCTGTACACCGCCCTCCAGCAGTACTTCCAGAATGGGGAGAAGAAGACTGTGGAAGACGCTGATATGGATAGAGAGGATGCAGAGAgacagatggagaaagaggatctCGACGTGTCTGTCAG AGAAGAGGAGGTGTCTTGCAGTGGTCCTCTGTCCCAAAAACAAGCggaattttttctttctcagcag gCTGCTTTGTTGAAGAATGACGAGACAAAAGCCCTCACCCCGGCCTCCTTGCAAAAAGAATTGAACAACTTGTTGAAATTTAATCCTGATTTTGCTGAAGCA CATTACCTCAGCTACTTAAACAACCTCCGTGTTCAAGACGTTTTCAGCTCGACGCACAGCCTCCTTCATTATTTTGACCGCCTGATTCTCACGGGAGCCGAGGGCAAAAGTAACGGGGAAGAGGGCTACGGCCGGAGCCTGAGATACGCCGCTCTGAACCTGGCCGCCCTGCACTGCCGCTTCGGCCACTA TCAACAGGCAGAGCTCGCCCTGCAGGAGGCAATTAGGATTGCCCAGGAGTCCAACGATCACGTGTGTCTGCAGCACTGTTTG AGCTGGCTTTATGTGCTGGGGCAGAAGAGAGCCGATAGCTATGTTCTGCTGGAGCACTCTGTGAAGAAAGCAGTACATTTTGGGTTACCG AGAGCTTTTGCTGGGAAGACGGCCAACAAACTGATGGACGCCCTAAAGGACTCCGACCTCCTGCACTGGAAACACAGCCTGTCGGAGCTTATTGATATCAGCATTGCACAGAAAACGGCCATCTGGAGGCTGTACGGCCGCAG cACCATGGCCCTGCAGCAAGCCCAGATGTTGCTAAGCATGAATAGTCTGGAGTCGGTGAATGCGGGCGTGCAGCAGAACAACACGGAGTCCTTTGCCGTCGCTCTCTGCCACCTTGCAGAGCTACACGCAGAGCAG GGTTGTTTCGCCGCCGCCGCTGAAGTATTAAAGCACTTGAAGGAGCGGTTCCCACCCAACAGTCAGCACGCCCAG ttatgGATGCTGTGTGATCAGAAAATACAGTTTGACAGAGCAATGAACGATGGCAAATTCCATTTGGCCGATTCACTCGTTACAGGGATCACAGCGCTCAATGGCATAGAAGGCGTATACAG AAAGGCAGTTGTCCTGCAGGCTCAGAACCAGATGACGGAGGCACACAGACTTCTCCAGAAGTTGTTGACGTACTGTCAGAAACTGAAGAACACAGAGATGGTGATCAG CGTCCTCCTGTCGGTGGCAGAGCTGTATTGGCGGTCCTCCTCCCCGACCATTGCCATGCCCGTGCTCCTGGAGGCTCTGGCCCTCTCCAAAGAGTACCGCTTACAGTACTTGGCCTCGGAAACTGTGCTCAACTTGGCTTATGCCCAG CTCATCCTTGGAATCCCAGAACAGGCTTTAACCCTTCTGCACATGGCGATTGAGCCCATCCTGGCCGATGGGGCAATCCTGGATAAAGGCCGTGCCATGTTCTTAGTGTCCAAGTGCCAGGTGGCTTCAGCCGCTTCCTATGACCCAGTGAAGAAAGCAGAAG CTCTGGAGGCCGCAATTGAGAATCTCAATGAAGCCAAGAACTACTTTGCCAAGGTCGACTGCAGAGAGCGGATCAGGGACGTTGCTTACTTCCAGGCCAGACTCTACCATGCCCTCGGCAAGACCCAGGAGAGGAACCGGTGTGCCATGGTCTTCCGGCAGCTGCACCAGGAGCTGCCCTCGCATGGGGTGCCCCTGATTAACCATCTCTAG